In a single window of the Podarcis raffonei isolate rPodRaf1 chromosome 14, rPodRaf1.pri, whole genome shotgun sequence genome:
- the RBBP6 gene encoding E3 ubiquitin-protein ligase RBBP6 isoform X1, producing MSCVHYKFSSKLKYDTVTFDGLHISLCDLKRQIMGREKLKAGDCDLQITNAQTKEEYTDDNALIPKNSSVIVRRIPIGGVKCTSKTYVISRTDPVSGTSKAIDDSSASISLAQLTKTANLAEANASEEDKIKAMMSQSGHEYDPINYMKKPLGPPPPTYTCFRCGKAGHYIKNCPTNGDKNFESVPRIKKSTGIPRSFMMEVQDPNTKGAMLTNTGKYAIPTIDAAAYAIGKKEKPPFLPEEPSSSSEEDDPIPDELLCLICKDIMTDAVVIPCCGNSYCDECIRTSLLESEEHTCPNCHQTDVSPDALIANKFLRQAVNNFKNETGYTKRLRKQAQPPRPVVQRNVPSLQRPTGSRQQDPLIIPATSAPLHTPASLTLSSAPGQSVSSTASLSVSHSATTSASEVSAPMSLAIHADKPEGPFREGDGIGPAAAIVTASEHSKPPSTLSINTVMEEKGYQVPVLGQPALPGQLGCHGHSIPTMGQPMRTNPVRSAGNRSGWEPSSNRGRPHSDRTQRTQAPTLPASTPVFVSVPPPPLYPPPPHALPLPPGVPPPQFPPQFPPGQPPPAGYTVPPPGYPPAPANISTPWVPTPVPTAHSNAIPTTQAPPLSREEFYREQRRLKEEEKKKSKLDEFTNDFAKELMEYKKIQKERRRSYSRSKSPYSASSYSRSSYTYSKSRSGSSRSRSYSRSFSRSHSRSYSRSPPYPRRGRGKSRNYRSRSRSHGYHRSRSRSPPYRRYHSRSRSPVYRAQSPNKRPVQQAEGEREYFGRYREIPPYDMKAYYGRSVDMRDPFEKERFREWETYREWYEKYYKGYTAGAQPRPLLNRENFSPERFGPPGPRRENSPYVRGRRDDYPGGLGHRNRNVGTGFSEKLPSREGHGMKEVAKLKDKEVEIPPGDVKGNKHKKHRKRRKGDEGEGFPNADLLEGSRKPRDPAPGEEGSKPDPLFMLPSRDDATPVRDEPMEADSVAFKPTSDKERKEKPKAKAEKTKRKAEGNATTRKEVQVKPAKAPQEKVEADREKSPRAEPAKKAKEELPKADPIKSVSSQKDEKALGTPRKVHPRSSKEHPETRSTKEEKAKKDPPKEVKQEKQSSKEEKSKKPVDKNKPVDAKPEKRKRKTEEKGDKDHETPSLKMSKPDIVESKPLPKGKTEPEGEKAERTPEKDKAVLPVAPAKKIKLNRETGKKIASVENVPPVKEALAEKPEPPPSSKGKQEKAKGKLRRKAAAADGSGLMLVDYTSTSSAGGSPVRKSEDKLDMKRTVIKTMEEYNNDITAPAEDVIIMIQVPQSKWDKDDFDSEEEEEEEDVKSVQVPSAAGKPSSVVKNVSTKPSNSLKHSEKDPESSQPESKNSKTVLLSNEKGKLKERDHTASDKDSSEKRKSGTQQEKERSERSAEQGNAKNCSSNSSKEARSSDKHEAAYGSSGKDFTPNWDKKSDYDSSSSRDYSGSKRREERSDLARKKVSPPRSRDSATSGQKNKARDERTEQPKKEAGDSKRGSYSPPRDRRPNDHKAPYDSRRSAEQHKSQERSSGKEREKRPSSETTWSNKERVAGGNRSLHRRCSPEAREPGTTVPNDKGTTKPKPLPSHSARLSSDPTRETDEAAFVPDYNESDSDSNVSTKQEDSPGRATQEGKDKAPENSKPKEGAVGAAVLAPAVGGSQSQSSPSISRSQSPSESQGRSRSSSASLADSQDSKKKRKKKDKKKHKKHKKHKKHKKHGGTESEAERSQKHKHKKKKSKKNKEKEKGDDQKVKVAPL from the exons AATATACTGATGATAATGCCCTGATTCCCAAGAACTCATCTGTTATTGTCAGAAGAATTCCTATTGGTGGAGTAAAATGTACAAGCAAAACTTATGTCAT AAGTCGAACTGATCCAGTGAGTGGAACTTCAAAAGCA ATTGATGACTCTTCTGCATCTATTTCTCTGGCCCAGCTTACAaag ACCGCCAATCTGGCTGAAGCCAATGCTTCCGAAGAAGATAAAATTAAAGCTATGATGTCACAGTCTGGCCACGAATATGATCCAATCAA TTACATGAAGAAACCCCTGGGTCCGCCTCCGCCAACATACACTTGCTTTCGTTGTGGAAAAGCTGGCCATTACATAAAGAACTGCCCGACCAATGGG GACAAAAACTTCGAGTCTGTTCCCAGGATTAAAAAGAGCACAGGAATTCCCCGAAGTTTCATGATGGAGGTGCAGGACCCTAATACCAAGGGTGCCATGCTCACAAACACAGGGAAATATGCCATCCCGACTATTGATGC TGCTGCTTATGCtataggaaagaaagagaagcccCCTTTCCTGCCAGAGGAGCCATCGTCTTCCTCAGAAGAAGATGACCCTATTCCAGATGAGCTTTTGTGTCTGATTTGCAAAGATATAATGACTGATGCTGTGGTCATTCCCTGCTGTGGAAACAGCTACTGTGATGAAT GTATCAGAACATCGCTGCTAGAATCGGAGGAACATACCTGCCCAAATTGTCATCAGACAGATGTTTCTCCTGATGCGTTAATTGCCAACAAATTTTTACGCCAG GCTGTAAATAACTTCAAAAACGAAACTGGCTACACAAAAAGACTTCGCAAACAGGCCCAGCCACCTAGACCGGTAGTTCAGCGGAATGTGCCTTCATTACAAAGGCCAACAGGTTCCAGGCAGCAGGATCCCCTCATAATTCCAGCCACTTCTGCTCCTCTTCATACACCTGCATCCCTCACCTTGTCATCAGCTCCTGGCCAATCAGTATCTTCAACAGCCTCGTTGTCAGTCAGCCATTCTGCCACCACATCTGCTAGTGAGGTCTCTGCACCAATGTCCCTGGCAATTCATGCTGACAAGCCAGAAGGACCTTTCCG TGAGGGCGATGGTATTGGACCAGCTGCTGCTATAGTGACTGCCTCAGAACACTCAAAGCCACCTTCCACACTGTCAATTAATACTGTGATGGAGGAGAAG GGCTATCAGGTTCCTGTTCTTGGGCAGCCAGCTTTGCCAGGACAGCTGGGCTGTCATGGGCATTCAATACCCACCATGG GTCAACCGATGAGAACTAATCCTGTTCGCTCTGCAGGCAATAGGTCAGGCTGGGAGCC AAGTTCAAACCGAGGACGCCCGCATAGTGACCGTACACAAAGGACTCAGGCCCCAACACTGCCAGCATCAACACCAGTCTTTGTTTCCGTGCCTCCTCCTCCCCTgtatcctcctcctccccatgcaCTTCCTCTTCCACCGGGGGTACCTCCACCACAGTTTCCTCCTCAGTTTCCACCTGGTCAGCCTCCACCTGCTGGGTACACTGTCCCCCCTCCGGGATACCCCCCAGCTCCAGCAAACATATCAACACCTTGGGTACCAACACCAGTACCAACGGCTCATTCAAATGCCATCCCAACGACACAAGCACCTCCTCTCTCTAGGGAGGAGTTTTACAGAGAACAGCGGAGACTTAAAGAGGA GGAAAAGAAAAAGTCAAAGCTTGATGAGTTTACAAATGATTTTGCTAAGGAACTGATGGAATATAAAAAAATCCAGAAGGAACGCAGGCGCTCTTATTCCCG GTCCAAATCGCCATACAGTGCATCTTCATACTCAAGAAGTTCCTATACGTACTCCAAGTCCCGATCTGGCTCATCTCGTTCTCGATCCTATTCTCGGTCATTCAGCCGTTCCCATTCCCGCTCCTACTCACGATCTCCGCCATACCCAcgaaggggcagggggaagagtcGGAACTACCGTTCCAGGTCAAGATCCCACGGCTATCACCGCTCAAGATCCAGGTCACCCCCCTACAGAAGGTATCATTCTCGATCGAGGTCTCCAGTTTACAGAGCCCAGTCCCCAAACAAACGCCCTGTTCAGCaggcagaaggggaaagggaataCTTCGGCCGATACCGAGAAATTCCACCTTACGACATGAAAGCGTACTATGGCAGATCTGTGGATATGAGAGACCCATTTGAGAAAGAGAGATTCCGGGAGTGGGAGACCTACCGGGAGTGGTACGAGAAATACTACAAGGGCTACACAGCTGGAGCCCAGCCCAGGCCTTTGCTTAACAGGGAGAACTTCTCCCCAGAGCGCTTTGGTCCTCCTGGCCCTAGGCGAGAGAATTCCCCATACGTTCGGGGCCGTAGAGACGATTACCCTGGAGGGCTGGGCCATCGGAATCGGAATGTAGGTACTGGCTTCTCTGAGAAGCTTCCAAGTAGAGAGGGCCATGGCATGAAAGAGGTGGCCAAACTGAAAGACAAGGAGGTTGAGATCCCACCAGGCGACGTGAAGGGAAACAAACACAAGAAGCACCGCAAGAGAAGGAAGGGGGACGAGGGTGAAGGCTTCCCCAATGCTGACCTGTTGGAAGGCTCGCGGAAGCCACGGGATCCTGCCCCTGGGGAAGAGGGCAGCAAGCCTGACCCACTCTTCATGCTCCCAAGCAGGGATGATGCTACTCCTGTCCGAGATGAGCCAATGGAAGCAGATTCCGTTGCCTTCAAACCCACTTCTgacaaggaaaggaaagagaagccAAAGGCAAAAGCCGAGAAGACAAAGCGAAAAGCAGAAGGCAATGCCACTACCAGGAAAGAGGTGCAAGTGAAGCCAGCTAAAGCACCCCAAGAGAAAGTGGAGGCAGATCGTGAAAAATCCCCCCGGGCAGAACCTGCGAAAAAAGCCAAGGAGGAGTTGCCAAAGGCTGATCCTATTAAGTCAGTGTCCTCTCAGAAAGATGAGAAGGCACTTGGTACGCCACGCAAGGTTCATCCCCGAAGCTCAAAAGAGCATCCAGAAACCAGATCAACCAAGGAGGAGAAGGCCAAGAAAGATCCCCCCAAGGAAGTCAAGCAAGAGAAGCAATCGAGTAAGGAGGAGAAGTCAAAGAAGCCTGTGGACAAGAACAAGCCTGTGGATGCAAAGccagagaaaaggaaaaggaaaaccgaGGAAAAAGGAGACAAAGATCACGAAACGCCGTCGTTAAAAATGTCCAAACCTGACATTGTAGAGTCAAAACCGTTGCCAAAGGGGAAAACTGAGCCAGAGGGTGAAAAAGCAGAGAGGACCCCTGAAAAGGACAAAGCTGTTCTGCCAGTTGCTCCTGCAAAAAAGATTAAGCTGAACCGAGAAACTGGCAAGAAGATTGCCAGTGTTGAAAATGTCCCCCCAGTGAAGGAGGCTCTAGCCGAGAAGCCTGAGCCACCCCCCAGCAGCAAAGGGAAACAAGAGAAGGCGAAAGGGAAGCTGAGGAGGAAAGCCGCAGCTGCCGATGGATCTGGTCTGATGCTGGTTGATTATACCAG CACCAGCTCTGCTGGAGGAAGCCCTGTGAGAAAGTCAGAAGATAAGCTGGACATGAAGCGAACTGTCATCAAGACCATGGAAGAGTACAACAATGACATAACAGCCCCTGCCGAAGATGTCATCATCATGATCCAAGTTCCTCAGTCCAAGTGGGATAAAGACGATttcgactctgaggaggaagaagaggaggaggacgttAAATCTGTGCAAGTTCCCTCTGCAGCTGGGAAGCCCTCGAGTGTCGTCAAGAATGTCAGCACAAAGCCATCCAACTCCCTCAAACACAGTGAAAAGGATCCTGAAAGTTCACAGCCTGAGTCCAAAAACTCCAAAACAGTGTTATTGTCCAATGAGAAAGGGAAACTCAAAGAGAGGGATCACACTGCATCTGACAAAGACTCTTCTGAGAAAAGGAAGAGTGGCACTCAACAGGAGAAGGAGCGCTCCGAACGCAGTGCTGAACAAGGCAATGCAAAGAACTGCTCTTCTAACTCTTCCAAAGAGGCCAGGTCTTCAGATAAACATGAAGCTGCCTATGGGTCCTCTGGGAAGGATTTCACTCCTAACTGGGACAAAAAGTCTGACTAtgacagcagcagtagcagagaCTATTCTGGTTCCAAGCGAAGAGAGGAAAGGAGCGATCTGGCACGGAAAAAGGTCTCTCCTCCTCGCAGCCGTGATTCTGCCACCtctggacaaaaaaacaaggccAGGGATGAGCGAACGGAGCAGCCCAAAAAGGAGGCTGGGGACTCAAAGCGCGGCAGTTACAGCCCTCCAAGGGACCGGAGGCCAAATGACCACAAAGCTCCTTACGACTCCAGGCGTTCTGCAGAACAACACAAGTCCCAGGAGAGAAGTTcgggcaaggagagagagaaacgccCGTCCTCTGAGACTACCTGGAGCAACAAGGAGAGGGTGGCAGGTGGGAACAGGTCCTTGCACCGGCGCTGCTCACCAGAGGCAAGAGAGCCAGGGACAACGGTGCCGAATGACAAGGGCACCACCAAGCCGAAGCCACTGCCCAGCCACTCTGCCCGCCTCTCGTCTGACCCAACGAGGGAGACCGACGAGGCAGCTTTCGTCCCAGACTACAATGAGAGTGACAGCGACAGCAACGTCTCTACAAAGCAAGAGGACTCCCCTGGAAGAGCCACTCAGGAGGGGAAGGATAAGGCCCCCGAGAACAGTAAGCCTAAGGAGGGAGCGGTGGGGGCAGCAGTCTTGGCCCCCGCAGTTGGcgggagccagagccagagcagccCCAGCATCAGCCGCAGCCAGAGCCCTTCCGAGAGCCAAGGCCGGAGCCGCAGCAGCAGCGCCAGCTTGGCTGacagccaggacagcaagaagaAGCGGAAGAAGAAGGACAAGAAGAAGCACAAGAAGCACAAAAAGCATAAGAAGCACAAGAAGCACGGCGGGACAGAGTCGGAGGCAGAGCGGAgccaaaaacacaaacacaagaagaagaagtcgAAGAagaacaaggagaaggagaaaggagacGACCAAAAAGTTAAGGTGGCCCCCCTCTAG